Proteins from a genomic interval of Salinivibrio kushneri:
- a CDS encoding YijD family membrane protein: MEHEQVKSERKFLLLALVTGICGSATLATLFVSGVAFSIFPILAFVLAVHACYQLHERQPLTEGTPLIAFACFLVGAFGYSAFIRMQMPELGGNFFSILVAMALAFWVGHKLGFFSRKAKNDTASDV, encoded by the coding sequence ATGGAACACGAGCAAGTGAAATCAGAACGTAAATTTTTGCTGCTGGCACTGGTTACCGGCATTTGTGGAAGTGCAACTCTCGCGACACTGTTCGTCAGTGGTGTGGCATTTTCTATTTTTCCCATTCTCGCGTTTGTACTGGCCGTGCACGCTTGCTACCAACTTCACGAACGCCAGCCGCTGACTGAAGGCACGCCGCTGATTGCGTTTGCCTGCTTCTTAGTGGGAGCATTTGGCTATTCAGCGTTTATCCGTATGCAAATGCCAGAGCTGGGCGGCAACTTCTTCTCGATTTTGGTTGCCATGGCACTGGCGTTCTGGGTCGGCCATAAACTGGGCTTTTTCAGCCGCAAAGCGAAAAACGATACCGCCTCTGACGTCTAA
- the fabR gene encoding HTH-type transcriptional repressor FabR has product MGIRAQQKEKTRRSVIDAAFSQLSAERSFSSLSLREVAREAGIAPTSFYRHFKDMDELGLTMVDEGGLLLRQLMRQARQRIAAEGSVVRTSVETFMEFIESSPNVFRLLLRERSGTSSAFRAAVAREIQHFVAELTEYLQSRTQLTYEEAYNQSEACVILVFNMGAEALDLDPHARAELSERMVLQLRMIAKGAYWYRKDRERRALQEKLS; this is encoded by the coding sequence ATGGGTATTCGAGCACAACAAAAAGAAAAAACGCGCCGTTCTGTCATTGATGCGGCGTTCAGCCAGCTCAGTGCTGAACGCAGTTTTTCTAGCCTCAGTCTACGCGAAGTGGCGCGCGAGGCGGGAATCGCCCCTACTTCTTTCTATCGTCACTTCAAAGATATGGATGAGCTGGGGTTGACCATGGTCGACGAGGGCGGACTATTGCTCCGACAACTGATGCGTCAGGCGCGTCAGCGGATCGCCGCGGAAGGCAGTGTGGTACGCACCTCGGTAGAAACCTTTATGGAATTTATCGAAAGCAGCCCCAATGTGTTTCGGCTACTTTTGCGCGAGCGATCAGGCACCTCTTCGGCATTCCGTGCTGCCGTGGCTCGAGAAATCCAACATTTTGTTGCTGAGTTGACCGAGTATTTACAATCTCGCACGCAGCTCACCTATGAAGAAGCGTACAATCAGTCGGAAGCATGTGTGATCTTGGTCTTTAATATGGGCGCGGAAGCGCTTGATCTCGATCCTCACGCCCGCGCAGAATTGTCCGAGCGCATGGTGTTACAATTACGCATGATAGCCAAGGGAGCTTACTGGTACCGCAAAGACCGGGAGCGGCGAGCCTTACAGGAAAAACTGTCATAA
- the sthA gene encoding Si-specific NAD(P)(+) transhydrogenase produces MSKSSPRPQDHFDAIVIGSGPGGEGAAMGLSKAGKRVAVIERESTVGGGCTHWGTIPSKALRHTVSRIIEFNQSPIYTQNSKSIHSTFSQILSHAESVIGKQTRMRQGFYDRNQCTLLHGNAEFVDAHTLTVHHSDGSADTYTADHFVIATGSRPYQPADVDFSHPRIYDSDSILSLAHDPRHVMIYGAGVIGSEYASIFRGLGVKVDLINTRDRLLSFLDNEISDALSYHFGSSGVMIRNDETYERIEGTDDGVIVHLESGKKMKADCLLYANGRAGNTDKLNLSSVGLTPNSRGQLDVDSESYATEVGHIYAVGDVIGYPSLASAAYDQGRVVAEAICQGNANVRLIEHIPTGIYTIPEISSVGKTEQELTAEKVPYEVGRSLFKHLARAQIAGMDVGSLKILFHRDTREILGIHCFGERASEIIHIGQAIFEQKGEGNTIDYFVNTTFNYPTMAEAYRVAALNGLNRLF; encoded by the coding sequence ATGAGCAAGTCAAGCCCTCGCCCGCAAGATCATTTTGACGCTATCGTAATAGGCAGCGGCCCCGGCGGAGAAGGGGCCGCTATGGGCTTATCCAAAGCCGGTAAGCGAGTCGCAGTGATTGAGCGAGAAAGCACCGTTGGCGGTGGTTGTACCCATTGGGGCACCATCCCGTCTAAAGCACTACGCCACACTGTCAGCCGGATCATTGAATTCAATCAAAGCCCTATCTACACCCAAAACAGTAAGAGTATCCACAGTACCTTTTCTCAAATACTCAGCCATGCCGAGTCTGTGATTGGTAAACAAACCCGCATGCGCCAAGGGTTCTATGACCGCAACCAGTGCACCCTGCTCCATGGCAACGCCGAGTTTGTCGATGCGCATACCTTAACCGTGCATCATAGTGATGGCAGCGCTGATACTTACACCGCCGATCACTTTGTGATTGCCACCGGCTCTCGCCCTTATCAGCCTGCCGATGTGGATTTTTCTCACCCACGCATCTACGACAGTGACTCCATTTTGTCGTTAGCCCATGATCCGCGCCATGTGATGATTTATGGGGCAGGCGTGATTGGCAGTGAATATGCGTCTATCTTCCGCGGACTCGGGGTCAAAGTGGATTTAATCAATACCCGTGACCGCTTGCTGTCATTTTTGGACAATGAAATCTCTGATGCTTTGTCTTATCACTTTGGCAGTAGCGGTGTCATGATCCGCAATGATGAGACCTATGAGCGCATTGAGGGCACGGATGATGGCGTGATTGTGCACCTTGAGTCAGGCAAAAAAATGAAAGCAGATTGTCTGCTCTATGCCAATGGCCGCGCAGGCAATACCGATAAACTCAATTTGTCCTCGGTCGGCCTTACACCTAACTCGCGTGGGCAGCTCGACGTTGATAGCGAAAGCTACGCAACAGAAGTGGGGCATATCTATGCCGTCGGTGATGTGATTGGTTATCCTAGCCTTGCCAGTGCCGCTTATGATCAAGGGCGTGTGGTGGCGGAAGCCATTTGCCAAGGCAACGCCAACGTGCGCTTGATTGAACACATCCCCACGGGGATCTATACCATTCCAGAAATCAGCTCAGTGGGTAAAACCGAGCAAGAGCTCACCGCAGAAAAAGTCCCGTATGAAGTTGGCCGATCGCTATTCAAGCACTTAGCACGCGCGCAAATCGCGGGGATGGATGTCGGCAGTTTAAAAATCCTTTTCCACCGCGATACCCGCGAGATATTAGGCATTCACTGCTTTGGTGAACGCGCCTCGGAAATCATTCATATCGGCCAAGCGATTTTTGAGCAAAAAGGCGAAGGGAATACCATCGACTATTTTGTGAATACCACCTTCAACTACCCGACCATGGCCGAAGCTTACCGGGTGGCGGCGCTTAATGGCTTGAATCGCTTGTTCTGA
- the cysQ gene encoding 3'(2'),5'-bisphosphate nucleotidase CysQ — protein MALPELLPEVIEIARSAGQVILDIYQDGDFEAITKSDQTPVTSADLAAHKLITEKLTALTPDIPVLSEEDCGVPLSDRQQWQRYWLIDPLDGTQEFIAGSGDFATIIALVEDNHPVMGVVYAPVSGVTYYACQDKGAWKITPDGEMHRISTMKREETLTSISIAISRRQDIHAVTEKLAPEINYDLVPLGSAALKACLVAEGAVDCYLRLGPTGEWDTAATQCIVEQAGGRILSTELGALSYNERDSLQNPNFIVLGDESLAWSSILRAS, from the coding sequence ATGGCACTGCCTGAGTTGTTGCCCGAGGTAATTGAGATTGCTCGCTCTGCGGGTCAGGTTATTTTAGATATTTACCAAGACGGTGATTTTGAAGCGATCACCAAAAGTGACCAAACCCCAGTGACCAGTGCTGATTTAGCGGCACATAAGCTGATCACGGAAAAGCTCACCGCGTTGACGCCAGACATCCCCGTGTTATCGGAAGAAGACTGTGGTGTGCCATTAAGCGACCGTCAGCAATGGCAGCGCTATTGGTTGATTGACCCGCTAGACGGTACCCAAGAGTTCATTGCGGGCAGCGGTGACTTTGCCACTATTATCGCGCTGGTGGAGGACAACCATCCCGTGATGGGCGTGGTGTATGCGCCCGTCTCCGGGGTGACCTATTATGCTTGCCAAGACAAAGGGGCCTGGAAAATAACCCCAGATGGCGAAATGCATCGCATCTCGACAATGAAGCGAGAAGAGACGCTCACATCAATCTCAATCGCTATTAGCCGTCGCCAAGATATTCATGCGGTCACCGAAAAGCTGGCACCTGAAATTAATTATGATTTGGTGCCGTTAGGTTCGGCGGCACTCAAAGCCTGCTTGGTCGCAGAAGGCGCAGTCGATTGTTATTTGCGCTTGGGCCCCACAGGGGAGTGGGACACGGCGGCGACACAGTGCATTGTCGAGCAAGCGGGTGGACGTATTCTGAGCACCGAGCTAGGGGCCTTGTCATACAACGAACGGGACTCATTACAGAACCCTAACTTTATTGTGTTAGGGGATGAGTCGCTCGCGTGGTCGTCGATACTGCGGGCATCGTAA